The Nitrospira sp. genome contains a region encoding:
- a CDS encoding DUF4279 domain-containing protein produces the protein MMTPLPNTESFVSATLYLTSGELAPSVIAERLGLTPTRMRYKGEFVAVERPELGRDPDNYFILEVRRVVQRTEATFTQDDSATQLLRTAIEELMGMIEPVADKLLQLQVSATLMCAYRAMHAPQWFILPNTLLCRLAALNLSVKVLWTSPDSKPEA, from the coding sequence ATGATGACACCACTACCAAATACAGAATCTTTTGTCAGCGCGACGCTATACCTCACATCCGGAGAGTTAGCACCTTCTGTAATAGCAGAGCGGCTTGGACTGACTCCCACAAGAATGCGGTACAAGGGAGAGTTTGTGGCAGTGGAACGTCCAGAGCTCGGGCGTGACCCTGATAACTATTTTATTTTGGAGGTCCGGCGAGTTGTGCAGCGAACTGAAGCCACGTTCACACAGGATGATTCCGCTACCCAGCTGCTCAGGACTGCTATTGAGGAACTGATGGGCATGATTGAGCCTGTTGCAGACAAACTGCTTCAGTTGCAGGTTTCCGCGACTCTCATGTGTGCGTATCGTGCCATGCATGCACCACAATGGTTTATCTTGCCAAACACGCTTCTCTGTCGACTCGCAGCACTGAACCTATCAGTTAAGGTGCTCTGGACCTCCCCTGATTCAAAGCCAGAAGCTTAG
- a CDS encoding 3'(2'),5'-bisphosphate nucleotidase CysQ → MAWDDELKVLIEAIRAAGTEALRCAVEGFETIKKLDHSPVTSADLAVNQILQSRLQSAFPLDGWLSEESPDDLDRLRKIRVWVVDPIDGTKAFIRGEPEFCISVALIEQGRPIVAAVFNPSTGELFSAIRGSGLYLNDKPVTPQALYGDQLPVIALSPWERQIGRFSALEPHADSRPMRSIAWALALTAGGRLHGAATLEPENEWDVAAGALLITEAGGVISDGSGLTLTFNRPEPRYRGIVATSPHCPDVLTRQLKRLTRSVAGGDDEPL, encoded by the coding sequence ATGGCATGGGATGACGAATTGAAGGTCTTGATCGAGGCGATCCGAGCGGCCGGGACGGAAGCGTTACGTTGCGCCGTCGAAGGATTTGAGACGATCAAGAAGCTGGATCATTCGCCGGTGACTTCGGCAGACCTGGCCGTAAATCAGATTCTCCAATCTCGCCTGCAGTCGGCCTTTCCTCTCGATGGATGGTTGTCGGAGGAGTCGCCGGACGATCTGGATCGGCTTCGCAAAATACGGGTCTGGGTCGTTGATCCGATCGATGGAACGAAAGCGTTCATCCGTGGTGAGCCCGAATTCTGTATCTCCGTCGCCCTCATCGAGCAAGGCCGGCCGATCGTCGCAGCCGTCTTCAACCCGTCGACCGGTGAATTGTTCAGTGCCATCAGAGGAAGCGGTCTCTATCTCAATGACAAGCCGGTGACTCCACAGGCACTATACGGCGACCAATTGCCGGTCATTGCCCTGAGTCCGTGGGAGCGCCAAATCGGCCGCTTCTCGGCGCTTGAGCCGCATGCCGACAGCCGTCCCATGCGCTCGATCGCGTGGGCTCTGGCGCTGACGGCAGGCGGCCGTCTCCACGGCGCTGCAACGCTGGAGCCGGAAAATGAGTGGGATGTTGCGGCGGGAGCACTCCTGATCACAGAAGCCGGCGGGGTGATATCGGATGGGAGCGGACTCACGCTGACCTTCAATCGGCCCGAGCCTCGCTATCGCGGGATCGTCGCCACCAGCCCGCACTGTCCGGATGTCCTCACACGACAACTCAAGCGTCTGACGCGGTCGGTCGCCGGAGGCGACGACGAGCCGCTTTAG
- a CDS encoding aminotransferase class I/II-fold pyridoxal phosphate-dependent enzyme, with protein MADLAQSEIRAMTQACVTMKGLNMAQGVCDTPVPPVVLAGAESAIREGHNVYTRFDGLPELRQAIAKKLANYNGIQADPDTEVTVSAGATGAFHCACAALLNSGDEVILFEPYYQYHISALVAVEAIPVVVHMQAPAWTYSLSQLEQVVTPKTKAIIVNSPGNPSGKVFSRAELEALAEFACRHDLFVLTDEIYEYFLYDGRTHLSMAALPGMAERTVTIGGYSKTFSVTGWRIGYSVAAQPWAQAIGAMNDLLYVCAPAPLQMGVAQGIKELPDSFYRRLAHDYQNKRDRFCSALADAGLAPSIPQGAYYVLADVSRLPGDTGKARAMHLLQHTGVAGVPGEAFFSGQAGANFIRFSYAKTDPDLDEACRRLTQADF; from the coding sequence ATGGCCGACCTGGCTCAATCAGAAATTCGGGCGATGACCCAGGCTTGCGTGACCATGAAGGGGCTGAATATGGCGCAAGGGGTCTGTGATACGCCGGTGCCTCCGGTCGTGCTGGCAGGTGCCGAGTCCGCCATCCGAGAAGGGCACAACGTGTACACCCGCTTCGACGGGTTACCGGAGCTGCGGCAAGCCATCGCCAAGAAGCTGGCCAACTATAACGGAATTCAAGCGGACCCGGACACGGAGGTCACGGTCAGCGCCGGGGCCACCGGTGCCTTTCACTGTGCCTGCGCAGCCCTGCTCAATTCCGGTGATGAAGTCATTCTGTTCGAGCCGTACTACCAATACCATATCAGCGCGCTGGTGGCGGTGGAGGCGATTCCGGTCGTGGTCCATATGCAAGCCCCGGCATGGACGTATTCGTTGAGTCAGCTTGAGCAGGTGGTGACTCCCAAGACGAAGGCGATCATCGTCAATTCTCCCGGCAATCCGTCGGGTAAGGTGTTCAGTCGAGCGGAGTTGGAAGCGCTGGCGGAGTTTGCATGCCGGCACGATCTCTTCGTGTTGACCGACGAAATCTACGAATACTTTCTCTATGACGGACGAACCCATCTCAGCATGGCTGCGTTGCCGGGCATGGCCGAACGAACGGTGACGATCGGCGGGTACTCCAAGACCTTCAGCGTGACCGGTTGGCGCATCGGGTACAGTGTGGCCGCCCAACCCTGGGCGCAGGCCATTGGGGCGATGAACGATTTACTCTATGTGTGCGCTCCAGCGCCGCTGCAAATGGGTGTGGCTCAAGGGATCAAAGAATTGCCCGACAGTTTCTATCGGAGGTTGGCGCATGACTACCAGAACAAGCGTGACCGGTTTTGCAGCGCGCTAGCCGATGCGGGGCTCGCGCCGTCGATCCCGCAAGGGGCCTATTATGTGCTGGCGGACGTTTCCCGCCTTCCGGGCGACACAGGGAAGGCGCGCGCCATGCACCTGTTGCAACACACCGGTGTGGCCGGTGTGCCGGGAGAGGCCTTTTTCTCCGGCCAGGCAGGCGCCAACTTCATTCGCTTCAGCTACGCGAAGACGGATCCTGATCTCGATGAGGCCTGTCGCCGTTTGACTCAAGCCGATTTCTAA
- a CDS encoding RHS repeat-associated core domain-containing protein produces the protein MARIKTGGTFARTNVPPTLASASYNANNQQTAFGAATETYDLHGNLATFTDASGTTTYTWNARNQLTGINKTGFTASFTYDSFGRRTGKSINGTTTNFVYDGLNPVQEKNGGTVTANLLTGLGIDEFFTRTDGVGSRALLPDSLGSTVALGDGTGTLQTQYTYEPFGFTTQTGSSSTSSYKYTGREDDGTGLMYYRARYYQPRLQRFIAEDPLRFRGRDVNLFAYALNNPTNWTDASGTGPIGVGGALACAAIDILDAHDTFKRLGKLSDDINALNTVIRPLEERCSSGKGSDQDVERLRELKLEGLRKSAELTEGQLKGYIPNIALFFICAAIGLLPY, from the coding sequence ATGGCACGCATCAAAACCGGTGGCACGTTTGCGCGCACTAACGTGCCTCCCACACTCGCGTCTGCCAGTTACAATGCCAACAATCAACAGACTGCATTTGGAGCCGCCACCGAGACCTACGACCTCCACGGCAACTTAGCGACGTTTACTGATGCAAGTGGCACGACGACATATACATGGAACGCGAGGAATCAACTCACAGGTATCAACAAAACAGGCTTCACAGCATCGTTTACCTATGACTCCTTTGGTCGTCGTACCGGCAAATCGATCAACGGCACCACCACCAACTTTGTGTACGATGGGCTGAATCCCGTTCAAGAAAAGAACGGCGGGACCGTGACCGCGAACTTACTGACGGGCCTAGGCATTGACGAGTTCTTCACGCGAACGGATGGAGTTGGGAGTCGTGCACTGTTACCTGATTCGCTTGGCTCAACGGTTGCACTCGGCGATGGTACCGGCACGCTGCAAACGCAGTACACCTACGAACCCTTCGGCTTTACCACCCAGACTGGCTCGTCCAGTACGAGTAGTTATAAGTACACCGGTCGAGAGGACGATGGCACCGGGCTTATGTATTACCGCGCCAGGTACTATCAACCGCGGTTGCAGAGGTTCATTGCAGAAGACCCACTCAGGTTCAGAGGTAGGGATGTTAACCTTTTTGCGTATGCATTAAATAACCCCACGAATTGGACAGATGCAAGCGGTACAGGCCCGATTGGAGTGGGAGGAGCACTTGCGTGTGCCGCGATAGATATCCTCGATGCTCACGACACGTTTAAGCGTCTAGGTAAGTTGTCTGACGACATCAATGCCCTAAACACCGTAATCCGTCCTTTAGAAGAACGGTGTTCATCTGGCAAAGGTTCTGATCAGGATGTAGAGCGATTACGCGAGTTGAAGCTAGAGGGGCTGAGAAAAAGCGCCGAGCTTACTGAAGGGCAGCTCAAAGGGTACATCCCCAATATTGCGCTATTCTTCATATGTGCTGCAATCGGGCTGCTACCGTATTAG
- a CDS encoding RHS repeat-associated core domain-containing protein, whose translation MRIQQNSSNVTLVYNHVEQRTSVTYPNTNSVTYAYNATSELTSLTYKQGATTLGDLTYTYDAAGKRIKTGGTFARSNIPPVLTTTSYNANNQQTTFGTTTETYDLIGNLATSTDAGVTTTYTWNARNQLTGISRTGLTASFTYDSFGRRTGRTVNGVVTNYVYDGLNPVQEKNGGTVTANLLTGLGIDEFFTRTDGVGSRALLPDSLGSTVALGDGTGALQTQYTYEPFGLTTQTGSANTNSYKYTGREEDGTGLMYYRARYYHPRLQRLISEDPIVFGGGDINLYGYVWENPLNYVDPSGYTAAAGAIAGAAMSGPPGAVIGAAIGAIGTAGVAWWILHSNPSADDPAVYPDNPKTAPEKFKKIRKSKGKQCIDDGSVWEPDTSGHGGDQWKRWPDKGSWEKGETPTSVWPDGRIRK comes from the coding sequence ATGAGAATCCAACAGAACTCAAGTAACGTGACGTTGGTCTACAATCACGTGGAGCAGCGAACCAGCGTGACGTATCCCAATACGAACAGCGTCACCTATGCGTACAATGCGACCTCCGAACTCACGAGCCTGACCTATAAACAAGGCGCTACGACTCTGGGGGACCTCACGTATACGTATGATGCTGCCGGCAAGCGGATCAAAACCGGCGGCACGTTCGCGCGGTCCAATATTCCCCCGGTCCTTACCACCACGAGCTACAACGCGAACAATCAACAAACCACATTCGGGACCACGACTGAGACCTACGATCTCATCGGGAATCTGGCGACATCCACCGATGCCGGAGTCACGACCACCTACACGTGGAATGCGAGGAACCAATTGACTGGCATCAGTAGGACAGGATTAACGGCTTCATTCACCTACGACAGTTTCGGGAGAAGAACTGGAAGAACTGTGAATGGTGTTGTGACCAACTATGTCTACGACGGGCTGAATCCGGTCCAGGAGAAGAACGGGGGGACCGTCACGGCCAACCTCTTGACCGGGCTTGGCATTGACGAGTTCTTCACGCGAACGGATGGAGTTGGGAGTCGTGCACTGTTACCTGATTCGCTTGGCTCAACGGTTGCACTCGGCGATGGAACAGGGGCATTGCAGACCCAGTACACCTATGAGCCGTTCGGCTTGACGACTCAGACGGGATCAGCCAACACAAACTCGTATAAGTACACAGGACGGGAAGAAGACGGAACAGGGCTCATGTACTATCGGGCTCGGTACTATCATCCGAGATTGCAACGGCTTATCAGCGAAGATCCGATCGTGTTTGGAGGGGGAGACATTAATCTATATGGCTATGTCTGGGAGAATCCTCTCAACTATGTCGATCCATCTGGATATACTGCCGCTGCAGGAGCCATCGCTGGCGCTGCAATGAGCGGCCCGCCAGGCGCAGTTATTGGCGCGGCAATCGGTGCGATAGGCACTGCTGGTGTAGCCTGGTGGATTCTTCACAGCAACCCTTCTGCCGATGACCCTGCTGTTTACCCTGATAATCCTAAGACTGCACCAGAGAAGTTTAAGAAGATTCGTAAATCGAAGGGTAAACAATGCATTGATGATGGTTCTGTCTGGGAGCCGGATACCTCCGGCCATGGTGGAGATCAATGGAAACGATGGCCAGATAAAGGGTCATGGGAAAAGGGTGAAACACCGACCAGCGTTTGGCCTGATGGACGTATTCGAAAATGA
- a CDS encoding RHS repeat protein — protein MTSILDLYLLAPTHLPNHTIGIHDANSNLLTVTDAKSQQTVYTYSNMNRTSTRKDPLLNTETYTYDNSGNLATILDRKSQTTTYTYDPLNRRTKTTFQDGTSTNYTYDAGNRITQVQEKNSVGTVAATITRAYDGLDRLTQEVTPQGQIDYTYDNASRRATMTVAGQPQVTYTYDNANRLTGITQNANTVTIGYDDADRWTSVTYPNTNKIEYGYNAASELTSLTYKQGVTTLGDLTYTYDASGNRIKTGGSFARTILPPALTTTDYNANNQQLTFGTSTETYDLNGNLATSTDAGVTTTYTWNARNQLTGISKTGFTASFTYDSFGRRTGRTVSGTVTNYVYDGLNPVQEKNGGTVTANLLTGLGIDEFFTRTDGVGVRALLSDALGSTVALGDGSGTLQTQYTYEPFGFVSQTGSASTSSYKYTGREDDGTGLYYYRARYYQPRFQRFIAEDPIGLRGGINVYRYSNNNAILFADPLGLFEIKVSVLIGMTNYQLDIPRLNISKEIVFPPNIGGGLQCKIGEPPPTPGEFSIDVGISRHLSVGTNFVPNPDFDGSNQSYLTQGLNLNIGVDLLRTGGAISAPQR, from the coding sequence GTGACATCCATACTTGACCTATATCTTCTTGCTCCTACCCATCTCCCAAATCACACCATTGGTATTCACGATGCCAACAGCAATCTCCTGACCGTCACGGATGCCAAGAGCCAACAGACGGTCTACACCTACAGCAACATGAACCGGACGAGCACCCGAAAAGACCCGCTGCTCAACACCGAAACCTACACCTACGACAACAGCGGCAATCTGGCGACCATCCTTGACCGCAAAAGCCAGACGACCACCTATACCTATGACCCATTGAATCGCAGGACGAAGACGACTTTCCAGGATGGCACGTCCACGAACTACACCTACGACGCGGGCAATCGGATCACGCAGGTGCAGGAAAAGAATTCTGTCGGAACGGTGGCGGCGACAATCACGAGGGCGTATGACGGCTTGGATAGACTCACACAGGAAGTGACCCCACAGGGCCAGATTGACTACACCTATGACAATGCGAGCCGAAGAGCGACCATGACGGTCGCGGGCCAGCCGCAAGTGACGTACACGTATGACAATGCCAATCGGCTGACCGGGATAACCCAAAACGCGAATACGGTGACCATTGGCTATGACGACGCGGACCGCTGGACCAGTGTCACGTATCCAAACACCAACAAGATTGAGTACGGCTACAATGCCGCCTCGGAATTGACCAGTCTCACTTACAAACAGGGCGTGACTACACTTGGGGATCTGACCTATACCTACGATGCCTCTGGCAACCGGATCAAAACCGGCGGCTCCTTTGCCCGTACGATCCTCCCTCCCGCCTTGACCACCACCGATTACAATGCGAACAACCAGCAGCTGACCTTCGGCACGAGCACGGAAACGTACGATCTCAACGGGAATCTGGCGACATCCACCGATGCCGGAGTGACGACCACCTATACCTGGAATGCTCGAAACCAGCTTACGGGCATCAGCAAGACAGGGTTTACGGCATCGTTCACCTATGACAGTTTCGGGAGAAGAACAGGACGCACGGTGAGTGGAACCGTAACGAATTATGTCTATGACGGGCTCAATCCTGTGCAGGAAAAGAATGGGGGTACTGTCACGGCGAATCTCTTGACTGGGCTCGGCATCGACGAATTCTTCACCAGGACTGATGGAGTGGGTGTAAGGGCTCTTTTGTCCGATGCCCTTGGTTCAACGGTTGCGCTTGGAGATGGTTCAGGTACGCTGCAGACCCAGTACACCTATGAGCCATTCGGGTTTGTCAGTCAGACTGGCTCAGCTAGCACCAGCAGTTATAAATACACCGGGCGGGAAGATGATGGCACAGGGCTCTACTATTACCGCGCTCGGTACTATCAGCCACGCTTCCAGCGGTTTATTGCCGAGGATCCGATTGGGCTTAGAGGCGGAATAAACGTTTATCGTTATTCAAATAATAACGCGATACTATTTGCCGATCCCCTTGGTCTTTTTGAAATAAAGGTAAGCGTGCTGATTGGTATGACCAATTACCAATTGGATATTCCGCGATTAAATATATCTAAAGAGATTGTGTTCCCACCAAACATCGGGGGAGGTCTTCAATGCAAGATCGGTGAGCCCCCACCCACTCCAGGCGAATTCTCGATCGACGTTGGAATTTCAAGGCATCTCTCAGTCGGCACTAACTTTGTTCCAAACCCCGATTTTGATGGGAGCAATCAGTCTTATCTCACGCAAGGTCTGAATCTAAACATTGGAGTGGATCTGCTTCGCACTGGTGGAGCAATTAGTGCGCCTCAGAGATAA
- a CDS encoding PilZ domain-containing protein, with the protein MTSRAARKPSPDAEEGANLQDRRGRRIALSCRVFFFGEDDFEGEATLLDVSTNGCRAESEVELKIGTSLKLSLFLPDFKWPLRVDQAIVRWIDGKQFGLEFTMIRLAQRERLRGLIMKVKP; encoded by the coding sequence ATGACATCAAGGGCAGCCCGCAAGCCTTCACCAGACGCGGAGGAAGGCGCGAACCTGCAAGACCGGCGAGGGCGGAGAATCGCTCTCTCGTGCCGCGTGTTCTTTTTCGGGGAAGATGACTTTGAGGGTGAAGCGACGCTGCTTGACGTGTCGACGAACGGCTGCCGGGCGGAATCGGAGGTTGAATTGAAGATCGGAACGTCGTTGAAGCTGTCGCTGTTCCTTCCGGACTTTAAGTGGCCCCTGCGCGTCGATCAGGCGATCGTGCGGTGGATCGACGGCAAACAATTCGGCCTGGAATTCACGATGATTCGTCTCGCCCAGCGTGAACGGCTACGAGGCTTGATCATGAAGGTCAAGCCGTAA
- a CDS encoding RHS repeat protein — protein sequence MTQESSPHLFTNATSTQHTSTVTIGYDDADRRTTVTYPNTNSITYAYNAASELTSLTYKQGATTLGDLTYTYDGTHQNRWHVCAH from the coding sequence ATGACGCAAGAGTCTTCCCCCCACTTATTTACAAACGCAACAAGTACCCAACACACCAGCACGGTGACCATTGGCTATGATGATGCAGACAGGCGCACAACTGTGACGTATCCCAACACGAACAGCATCACCTACGCCTACAATGCGGCATCCGAGTTGACCAGCCTGACTTATAAGCAAGGCGCCACGACCCTGGGCGACCTCACGTACACCTACGATGGCACGCATCAAAACCGGTGGCACGTTTGCGCGCACTAA
- a CDS encoding RHS repeat protein, translating to MNSNLLTVTDAKSQQTVYTYSNMNRTSTRKDPLLNTETYTYDNNGNLATVLDRKSQTTTYTYDPLNRRTKATFQDNTSTNYTYDAGNRITQVQEKNAGGTVTATITRTYDGLDRLTQEVTPQGQIDYTYDNANRRATMTVAGQPQVTYTYDNANRLTAITQNASTVTIGYDDADRRTSVTYPNTNKVEYAYNGASELTSLTYKQGATTLGDLTYTYDAAGNRIKTGGTFARTNLPPALTTTNYNANNQQLTFGTSTETFDLNGNLATSTDAGVTTTYTWNARNQLTGVSKTGFTASFKYDSFGRRTGRTVNGTVTNYFYDRLNPVQENSGAMCEGYLSRTAVTA from the coding sequence GTGAACAGCAATCTCCTCACGGTGACCGATGCCAAGAGCCAACAGACGGTGTATACGTACAGCAACATGAACCGGACGAGCACCCGAAAGGACCCGCTGCTCAATACCGAAACCTACACCTACGATAACAACGGCAATCTGGCCACGGTCCTCGACCGAAAGAGTCAGACGACCACCTATACCTATGATCCGTTGAATCGCCGAACGAAGGCGACATTTCAAGACAACACCAGCACGAACTACACCTACGATGCAGGCAATCGGATCACGCAAGTTCAAGAGAAGAATGCTGGTGGGACCGTCACGGCCACAATCACTCGAACCTATGACGGCTTGGATCGGCTGACGCAGGAAGTGACCCCACAAGGGCAGATTGATTACACCTATGACAACGCGAACCGGAGAGCGACCATGACGGTCGCGGGCCAGCCGCAAGTCACCTACACGTATGACAATGCCAATCGGTTGACGGCGATTACGCAGAACGCGAGCACGGTGACGATTGGGTATGACGATGCGGATCGACGGACCAGCGTGACGTATCCAAACACCAACAAGGTGGAGTACGCGTATAACGGCGCCTCCGAACTCACGAGCCTGACCTATAAGCAAGGCGCCACGACCCTCGGCGACCTTACATACACCTACGATGCGGCCGGTAACCGGATCAAAACCGGCGGCACGTTTGCTCGCACGAACCTCCCTCCCGCCTTGACCACAACCAATTACAACGCGAACAATCAGCAGCTGACCTTCGGCACGAGCACGGAGACTTTTGACCTTAATGGCAACTTAGCCACATCCACCGATGCAGGAGTCACGACCACCTACACATGGAATGCTCGAAACCAATTGACTGGTGTCAGCAAGACCGGTTTCACCGCGTCGTTCAAGTACGACTCCTTTGGCCGTCGCACAGGACGCACGGTGAACGGAACCGTAACGAATTATTTCTATGACAGGCTCAACCCTGTGCAGGAAAACAGCGGCGCGATGTGTGAGGGTTATTTGAGTAGGACTGCGGTTACGGCTTGA
- a CDS encoding DUF4157 domain-containing protein has protein sequence MNNVTSVTDRKGQTTSYQYDHLHHPSVTTYHRGTTSTTYTFDAGNRLTQVNGSVSGQITRTYNGLNQVTNETTPQGSVTYTYDNASRRTSMTVQGQSAVNCTYDNANRLTQIAKGSDTVTIAYDDADRRTSVTYPNANSITYAYNTASELTSLTYKQGATTLGDLTYMYDAASNRIKTGGTFAHTNVPPTLASASYNANNQQTAFGAATETYDLNGNLATFTDASGTTTYTWNARNQLTGISKTGFTASFTCDSFGRRTGKTINGTITNFVYDGLNPVQEKNGGTVTANLLTGLGIDEFFTRTDAVGSHSLLPDALGSTAALGDNAGTLQTQYTYEPFGVVSQTGPASTSSYKYTGREDDGTGLMYYRARYYQPRLQRFIAEDPIGVRGGDVNLYVYVRNMPSSLIDPLGLRPLTEREKRCLAPYIPQVDLDAADLHEDEVPWWLLPGYRGITLGNDIYFRPGVYDSSTSGGIALLGHELYHVDQYRRGATRFDFLIQGLLHGHDESPLEIPAIELEERIQKDLRGRRNTTCECRQ, from the coding sequence ATGAACAACGTGACGAGTGTCACCGACCGCAAGGGGCAGACGACGAGCTATCAATACGATCACCTCCATCATCCCAGTGTCACGACATATCACCGCGGCACGACCTCCACCACCTATACCTTCGACGCCGGCAATCGACTGACGCAGGTCAATGGCTCGGTCTCCGGTCAGATCACCCGAACCTATAATGGGCTCAATCAAGTGACCAACGAAACCACGCCGCAAGGCAGCGTCACCTACACCTATGACAACGCGAGCCGGCGCACCAGCATGACGGTTCAGGGTCAGAGCGCAGTGAACTGTACGTACGACAATGCAAACCGGCTGACTCAGATTGCAAAGGGGAGTGATACGGTTACGATCGCCTATGACGATGCGGATCGGCGAACGAGCGTGACGTATCCGAATGCCAATAGCATCACTTATGCGTACAACACTGCATCCGAGTTGACCAGCCTCACGTATAAGCAAGGCGCCACAACTCTGGGCGATCTCACATACATGTACGATGCTGCCAGTAATCGGATCAAAACCGGCGGTACGTTTGCGCACACCAACGTGCCTCCCACACTCGCGTCTGCCAGTTACAATGCCAACAATCAACAGACTGCATTTGGAGCCGCCACCGAGACCTACGACCTCAACGGCAACTTAGCGACGTTTACTGATGCAAGTGGCACGACGACGTATACCTGGAATGCGAGGAATCAACTCACAGGTATCAGCAAGACCGGATTTACAGCCAGCTTTACTTGCGACAGTTTCGGGAGACGAACCGGCAAGACGATCAACGGTACCATCACCAATTTTGTCTACGACGGACTCAATCCCGTGCAGGAGAAGAACGGCGGGACCGTGACAGCGAATCTTTTGACCGGCCTAGGCATCGACGAATTCTTCACGCGAACGGATGCGGTTGGGAGTCACAGTCTCCTTCCTGACGCCCTCGGTTCAACCGCCGCCTTAGGCGACAATGCCGGCACGCTCCAAACCCAATACACGTACGAGCCCTTTGGCGTTGTGTCACAGACGGGACCCGCAAGCACCAGCAGCTATAAATACACCGGGCGAGAGGATGATGGCACGGGGCTCATGTACTACCGAGCACGATACTATCAGCCGAGGCTGCAGAGGTTTATTGCGGAAGATCCGATCGGGGTCAGAGGTGGAGATGTGAACTTGTACGTGTACGTCAGAAACATGCCATCTTCCTTGATCGATCCACTTGGTCTGCGACCACTAACTGAACGTGAGAAGCGATGTCTGGCGCCATATATTCCGCAGGTGGATTTGGATGCCGCAGATCTGCACGAGGATGAGGTGCCGTGGTGGTTACTGCCAGGCTATCGTGGGATCACGCTAGGAAACGATATCTATTTCCGCCCTGGAGTGTACGATAGCTCGACATCAGGCGGAATTGCGCTGTTGGGCCACGAGCTTTACCATGTTGACCAATACCGCAGAGGTGCGACGCGGTTCGATTTTCTTATCCAAGGACTTCTACACGGCCATGATGAGAGCCCATTGGAGATACCGGCAATTGAGTTGGAAGAGCGTATTCAAAAAGACTTGAGGGGCAGAAGGAACACTACCTGCGAGTGCCGGCAATGA